In one window of Sphingomonas glaciei DNA:
- the cysC gene encoding adenylyl-sulfate kinase, which yields MDLLRFITCGSVDDGKSTLIGRLLHDSAQLMEDQLAALENDSKRVGTQGQAIDFALLVDGLAAEREQGITIDVAYRFFSSATRRFIVADCPGHEQYTRNMATGASTAEAAVLLVDSRKGVLTQTRRHAAICRLMGVRHLILAVNKMDLAGFDRARFEAIAAEGAALGAATAIPLSGLTGANVFTRSVDMPWFTGPTLMEALDALPVQADEGEAPLRLPVQWVNRPHQDFRGYAGLIAGGSVRRGQDVRVLPSGRTSRVASLLIGEDAVEQAGAGQSVTLTLTDDVECSRGSVVVALHDAPEVSDQFEASLVWLAEEELLPGRGYWLQLASQSVTATVQPPKYELGIDSGEQLAAKTLGLNAIGVVEFATDRPLVFEPYARSRALGGFILVDKVTNATVACGMIHFALRRASNIHWQAIEVSREAHARQKGQRPCVVWLTGLSGAGKSTIANLVEKKLHALGRHSFLLDGDNVRHGLSRDLGFTEADRIENIRRVGEVARLMADAGLIVITAFISPFRAERAMVRRMLPDGEFLEVFVDADLAEAERRDVKGLYAKARAGQLSNFTGIDSPYEPPERPDLHIDTAAVSAEEAAEAIVELLRTRR from the coding sequence ATGGACCTGCTGCGCTTCATCACCTGCGGGAGTGTCGACGACGGGAAGTCGACGCTGATCGGCCGGCTGCTGCACGACAGTGCGCAACTGATGGAGGATCAGCTTGCGGCTCTGGAGAACGACAGCAAACGGGTCGGCACGCAGGGGCAGGCGATCGACTTCGCGCTACTGGTCGACGGGTTGGCGGCCGAGCGTGAGCAGGGCATCACCATCGACGTCGCCTATCGCTTCTTCTCGAGCGCGACCCGGCGGTTCATCGTCGCCGATTGCCCGGGGCACGAGCAATATACCCGCAACATGGCGACCGGCGCGTCGACTGCCGAGGCGGCGGTGCTGCTGGTCGATTCGCGCAAGGGTGTTCTGACCCAGACCCGGCGTCACGCCGCCATCTGCCGTCTGATGGGGGTCCGGCACCTGATCCTGGCGGTCAACAAGATGGACCTGGCCGGGTTCGACCGGGCGCGGTTCGAGGCGATCGCCGCCGAGGGAGCAGCGCTGGGTGCGGCCACCGCGATCCCGCTTTCGGGGCTGACCGGCGCGAATGTGTTCACGCGTTCGGTGGACATGCCGTGGTTCACCGGGCCGACGCTGATGGAAGCGCTCGACGCGCTTCCGGTGCAGGCGGACGAAGGCGAGGCGCCGCTGCGGCTGCCGGTGCAATGGGTTAACCGCCCGCACCAGGATTTCCGCGGTTACGCCGGGCTGATCGCCGGCGGAAGCGTCCGGCGCGGACAGGATGTGCGGGTGCTCCCGTCGGGGCGGACCAGCCGGGTCGCGTCGTTGCTGATCGGCGAGGATGCGGTCGAGCAGGCCGGAGCCGGCCAGTCAGTCACCCTGACCCTGACCGACGATGTCGAGTGCAGCCGCGGATCGGTGGTCGTCGCGCTACACGACGCGCCCGAAGTGTCCGACCAGTTCGAAGCGAGCCTGGTGTGGCTGGCCGAAGAGGAGTTGCTGCCGGGCCGCGGCTATTGGCTGCAGCTGGCGAGCCAGAGCGTTACCGCGACGGTCCAGCCGCCCAAATATGAGCTGGGCATCGACAGCGGCGAGCAGCTTGCCGCCAAGACCCTTGGCCTGAATGCGATCGGGGTGGTCGAATTCGCCACCGACCGGCCCCTGGTGTTCGAGCCCTATGCGCGGAGCCGCGCGCTCGGCGGGTTCATCCTGGTCGACAAGGTCACCAACGCCACCGTCGCCTGCGGAATGATCCACTTCGCGCTGAGGCGGGCCAGCAACATCCACTGGCAGGCGATCGAGGTCAGCCGCGAGGCGCATGCGCGGCAGAAGGGCCAGCGCCCCTGCGTCGTCTGGCTGACCGGCCTGTCGGGCGCGGGGAAATCGACGATCGCCAATCTGGTCGAGAAGAAACTGCATGCGCTCGGCCGGCACAGTTTCCTGCTCGACGGCGACAATGTCCGCCACGGGTTGAGCCGCGACCTTGGCTTTACCGAGGCCGACCGGATCGAGAACATCCGCCGGGTTGGCGAAGTGGCGCGGCTGATGGCCGATGCCGGGCTGATCGTCATCACCGCCTTCATTTCGCCCTTCCGGGCCGAGCGGGCGATGGTGCGGCGGATGCTGCCCGACGGTGAGTTCCTCGAGGTGTTCGTCGACGCTGACCTGGCCGAGGCCGAGCGGCGCGACGTCAAGGGCCTCTACGCCAAGGCCCGCGCGGGCCAGCTCAGCAATTTCACCGGGATCGACAGCCCCTACGAGCCGCCCGAACGGCCCGACCTGCATATCGACACCGCGGCGGTCAGTGCCGAGGAAGCGGCGGAGGCCATCGTCGAATTGTTAAGAACACGACGCTAG